In Kineococcus sp. NBC_00420, a single genomic region encodes these proteins:
- the groL gene encoding chaperonin GroEL (60 kDa chaperone family; promotes refolding of misfolded polypeptides especially under stressful conditions; forms two stacked rings of heptamers to form a barrel-shaped 14mer; ends can be capped by GroES; misfolded proteins enter the barrel where they are refolded when GroES binds), with protein sequence MAKQLLFDDTARKALERGVDALANAVKVTLGPKGRNVVIDKKWGAPTITNDGVTIAREIELDDPYENLGAQLAKEVATKTNDVAGDGTTTATVLAQALVHEGLRNVAAGAAPSGLKRGIDKAVDAVSEKLLSMAREVDGKGDIAHVATISAQDASVGELLADAFDKVGKDGVITVEESSTTALELDFTEGMQFDKGYISPYFVTDAERQEAILEDAYVLVHQGKISTVQDLLPLLEKVLKASKPLLIIAEDVDGEALSTLVVNKIRGTFNAVAVKAPGFGDRRKAILQDIATLTGAQVVAEEVGLKLDQIDLDALGTARRITVTKDDTTIVDGAGTSEDISGRVAQIKAEVERTDSDWDREKLQERLAKLSGGVVVIKVGAHTEVELKEKKHRIEDAVSATRAAIEEGIVAGGGSALVHAVSVLEDNLGLVGDEATGVALVRKAASEPLRWIAENAGLEGYVVVEKVRALEAGHGLNAQTGEYVDLLATGVLDPVKVTRSALRNAASIASMVLTTDTLVVDKKEEDLAVNGGGHGHGHGH encoded by the coding sequence ATGGCCAAGCAGCTGCTGTTCGACGACACCGCCCGCAAGGCGCTGGAGCGTGGCGTCGACGCGCTCGCCAACGCCGTCAAGGTCACCCTGGGGCCCAAGGGCCGCAACGTCGTGATCGACAAGAAGTGGGGTGCGCCGACGATCACGAACGACGGCGTCACCATCGCCCGCGAGATCGAGCTCGACGACCCCTACGAGAACCTCGGCGCCCAGCTCGCGAAGGAGGTCGCCACCAAGACGAACGACGTCGCCGGTGACGGCACCACCACCGCGACCGTGCTCGCCCAGGCCCTCGTGCACGAAGGTCTGCGCAACGTCGCCGCCGGTGCGGCCCCCTCGGGCCTCAAGCGCGGCATCGACAAGGCCGTCGACGCGGTGAGCGAGAAGCTCCTGTCGATGGCCCGCGAGGTCGACGGCAAGGGTGACATCGCGCACGTCGCGACCATCTCCGCCCAGGACGCGAGCGTCGGCGAGCTGCTGGCCGACGCGTTCGACAAGGTCGGCAAGGACGGCGTCATCACGGTCGAGGAGTCCTCCACGACCGCGCTGGAGCTGGACTTCACCGAGGGCATGCAGTTCGACAAGGGCTACATCTCCCCGTACTTCGTGACCGACGCCGAGCGCCAGGAAGCGATCCTCGAGGACGCCTACGTGCTGGTGCACCAGGGCAAGATCTCCACGGTCCAGGACCTGCTGCCGCTGCTCGAGAAGGTCCTCAAGGCTTCCAAGCCGCTGCTGATCATCGCCGAGGACGTCGACGGCGAAGCGCTGTCGACCCTCGTCGTCAACAAGATCCGCGGCACCTTCAACGCCGTCGCGGTGAAGGCTCCCGGCTTCGGGGACCGCCGCAAGGCGATCCTGCAGGACATCGCCACCCTCACCGGCGCGCAGGTCGTCGCCGAGGAGGTCGGCCTCAAGCTCGACCAGATCGACCTCGACGCGCTGGGCACCGCCCGCCGCATCACCGTCACCAAGGACGACACCACCATCGTCGACGGTGCCGGTACGTCCGAGGACATCTCGGGTCGCGTCGCCCAGATCAAGGCCGAGGTCGAGCGCACCGACTCCGACTGGGACCGCGAGAAGCTCCAGGAGCGTCTGGCCAAGCTCTCCGGTGGTGTCGTCGTCATCAAGGTCGGCGCGCACACCGAGGTCGAGCTCAAGGAGAAGAAGCACCGCATCGAGGACGCCGTCTCCGCGACGCGCGCCGCGATCGAGGAGGGGATCGTCGCCGGCGGCGGTTCCGCTCTCGTCCACGCGGTGTCCGTGCTCGAGGACAACCTCGGTCTCGTCGGTGACGAGGCCACCGGTGTCGCCCTCGTCCGCAAGGCGGCCTCCGAGCCGCTGCGCTGGATCGCCGAGAACGCGGGCCTCGAGGGCTACGTCGTCGTCGAGAAGGTCCGTGCGCTCGAGGCCGGTCACGGCCTCAACGCCCAGACCGGCGAGTACGTCGACCTGCTCGCCACCGGCGTCCTCGACCCGGTCAAGGTCACCCGTTCGGCCCTGCGC